In one window of Cytophagaceae bacterium ABcell3 DNA:
- a CDS encoding peptidase domain-containing ABC transporter — MMVFKEFPFYRQLEAVDCGPTCLKMISKFHGRNFRVQALREKCHINREGVSLLGISDAAESVGFKTLAARIPFDKLKEEAPFPLIAHWKQEHFVVVYKCAKGKVYVADPAYGLVKFSEKEFVNAWTGGHTSEGVVLLLEPTPEFFNAEDEQKSKTGFRYVFSYFLTYKKYLFQLLLGLFTGSIIQLIFPFLTQVMVDSGIVNQDINFIYLILSGQLMLYFSKAAVEYFRRWILLHISARINITIISDFLLKLTRLPVSWFDSKMTGDLLQRIGDHKRIESFLTSSTLNVVFSGINILVFGLVLAFYHLPVFLLFLGGSLLYALWIFIFLKQRRVLDNKRFSQLSSGQSNLIQFITGMQEIKLNNCEKKKRWEWEYIQARLFRLNIKSMALEQHQEIGSVFINEIKNILITFLTAKAVIDGQISLGAMLAVQYIIGQLNSPVNQMIDFIRSAQDAKLSLLRLGEVHDREDEDAKGLEYVTRLPADKSLTVSGLTFRYGGPHSEAVLKDINLEIPEGKITAIVGTSGSGKTTLLKLLLKFYKLSPGTVRAGNIDLNNFSSRFWRSQCGVVMQDGFIFSDTIAANIAPGDEIPDREKLFHAVTVANIRGFVESLPLGYNTKIGAEGTGLSQGQKQRILIARAVYKDPAYIFLDEATNALDANNEKIIMNNLEEFFKGRTVIVVAHRLSTVRNAHQVITLDKGKLIECGSHQELIDGKGAYYHLVKNQLELGN, encoded by the coding sequence ATGATGGTATTTAAGGAATTTCCTTTCTATAGGCAGCTTGAAGCTGTTGACTGCGGGCCCACCTGCTTAAAAATGATCTCAAAATTTCATGGCAGAAATTTTAGGGTTCAGGCATTGCGGGAAAAGTGCCACATCAACAGGGAAGGGGTGTCGCTGCTGGGTATAAGTGATGCAGCCGAATCTGTGGGATTTAAAACCCTTGCAGCAAGAATACCATTTGACAAACTTAAAGAGGAGGCGCCTTTTCCCCTTATTGCGCACTGGAAACAGGAACACTTTGTGGTAGTGTATAAATGTGCCAAGGGGAAAGTATATGTTGCAGATCCGGCCTATGGCTTAGTAAAGTTTTCAGAAAAAGAATTTGTAAATGCATGGACTGGAGGGCACACCAGTGAAGGTGTAGTTCTGCTTCTGGAACCTACCCCTGAGTTTTTTAATGCAGAGGATGAGCAGAAAAGCAAAACCGGTTTCCGGTATGTGTTCTCTTACTTCCTGACTTATAAAAAGTACCTCTTTCAACTGCTGCTTGGGCTTTTTACAGGTAGCATAATTCAGCTCATTTTTCCTTTCTTGACACAGGTAATGGTTGATTCCGGTATAGTCAATCAGGACATTAATTTCATATATCTGATACTTTCAGGTCAGCTGATGTTATATTTCAGTAAAGCGGCAGTTGAATATTTCAGGCGATGGATACTCTTGCATATCAGTGCCCGTATCAACATCACGATTATTTCCGATTTTCTTCTGAAGCTTACAAGGTTGCCTGTTTCCTGGTTTGACAGCAAGATGACCGGAGACCTGCTACAGCGGATAGGAGATCATAAGCGAATAGAAAGTTTCCTTACTTCTTCAACCCTTAATGTTGTTTTTTCGGGCATCAACATCCTAGTGTTCGGGCTGGTACTGGCTTTTTATCACCTGCCTGTTTTTTTGCTCTTTTTAGGCGGAAGCCTCTTGTATGCGCTGTGGATATTTATTTTTCTGAAGCAGCGCCGAGTATTGGACAACAAGCGTTTCAGTCAGCTTTCTTCCGGTCAGTCAAACCTGATCCAGTTTATTACCGGAATGCAGGAAATTAAACTTAACAACTGTGAAAAGAAGAAAAGATGGGAGTGGGAATATATCCAGGCACGCTTGTTTAGGCTTAATATTAAAAGCATGGCACTGGAACAGCATCAGGAAATCGGCTCTGTTTTTATCAATGAAATAAAAAACATACTGATCACCTTCCTTACAGCTAAAGCAGTAATAGACGGACAAATATCTCTAGGGGCTATGCTCGCTGTTCAGTACATCATAGGGCAGTTAAATTCTCCGGTAAACCAGATGATTGATTTCATTCGCTCTGCACAGGATGCTAAGCTCAGTCTTCTCAGGCTGGGGGAGGTTCATGACCGGGAGGATGAAGATGCAAAAGGACTGGAATATGTGACCCGGCTGCCAGCAGACAAAAGCCTAACGGTTTCTGGATTAACTTTCCGTTACGGAGGGCCTCATTCCGAAGCTGTATTGAAAGACATAAACCTGGAAATTCCTGAAGGAAAAATTACGGCCATCGTAGGGACCAGCGGAAGCGGAAAGACCACGCTCCTGAAGTTGCTCCTGAAATTCTATAAGCTTTCTCCGGGTACTGTCCGTGCAGGAAATATTGACCTGAACAACTTTAGTAGCAGGTTCTGGCGGTCACAGTGTGGAGTCGTTATGCAGGATGGTTTTATTTTTTCAGATACTATTGCTGCTAATATTGCCCCCGGTGACGAGATACCGGACAGGGAAAAGTTGTTCCATGCAGTTACTGTGGCAAATATCAGGGGCTTTGTTGAGTCATTGCCCTTGGGGTACAATACCAAGATCGGGGCAGAGGGAACCGGGCTGAGCCAGGGCCAAAAACAAAGAATCCTAATTGCCCGGGCGGTATATAAGGATCCTGCCTATATTTTTCTTGATGAAGCTACGAATGCGCTGGATGCCAATAATGAAAAAATTATTATGAACAACCTTGAGGAATTTTTTAAAGGGCGGACTGTCATTGTGGTGGCGCACAGGTTAAGTACTGTCCGTAATGCCCATCAGGTAATTACTCTTGACAAGGGCAAGCTTATTGAATGCGGAAGCCATCAGGAGCTGATCGATGGTAAAGGGGCTTATTACCACCTCGTTAAAAATCAGTTGGAGCTTGGAAATTAG
- a CDS encoding YCF48-related protein: MKNLHRLRGCYLLILCFLAIGLNKANAQDDWKWVKPLPQGNSLFNTHAINENLVYVCGANGVVLKTSDAGDSWEILNTGAPSTLYSIHFVNPDTGYVAGTGGYVLRTKDGGQSWSLINDGISDFTGVHNGLYFIDKNTGFLSSGVGGEKYLFKTEDGGDNWTELHKSPGVTFRKFSFIDNNTGYVFAQEPVGLTPSIFKTTDGGTTWDSLSTITDTRHVYDIHFVSENTGFATGFNGEFTGNIMKTTDGGVSWEEIATKPAFVQSLYFTDADNGYVVADDIYVTADGGDNWEALSVEGSSTSGGALRGAEGNIWLVGPSNSAIFKGTASNNNFERISSGHIPGELLSIDGHQDEMVAVGRRGHIYHSNDHGKEWQRVAKDLTENHLMDVSFPDQEIAVAVGRNGTIVIKEKNKDWEGIDTEIDFNLNAVCIKDGHHGFIAADSGRILYTHDNFKNWNLKLIDQEKRNFHSIHFLNGHHGFAAGEMGVLMATKDGQDWDILDAGVINDLFSMYFMDDDNGIITGSNGMILRTEDGGETWGTVTSGTEQDLRSVYFADESHGWISGIGGTLLKTTDGGRTWEDDEKLTSNAITALYFKDKSQGWAVGAGSGANPYRTMPPAGFGSILQYKTTSQDNGTLSVLQEAEEQKINVYPIPAEEYLTFSFEGQPGQQVTIEIFEASGKKVEVAYQGETKNNQNLVTWNLNGKLKPGIYLYNIRTGQDTQTGRFIVK; this comes from the coding sequence ATGAAAAACTTACATCGTTTGCGCGGATGTTATTTATTAATTCTGTGCTTTCTGGCCATAGGCCTGAATAAAGCAAATGCACAGGATGACTGGAAATGGGTAAAGCCACTTCCCCAAGGGAACTCTTTGTTCAATACACATGCCATTAACGAAAACCTTGTTTATGTATGCGGAGCCAACGGGGTAGTGTTAAAAACTTCCGACGCGGGTGATAGCTGGGAGATATTAAATACAGGAGCACCTTCTACTTTATATTCAATTCATTTTGTTAACCCCGACACAGGCTATGTAGCAGGAACCGGAGGCTATGTACTAAGAACAAAAGACGGTGGTCAAAGCTGGTCATTGATCAATGATGGAATTAGTGACTTTACCGGTGTGCACAATGGATTATATTTTATAGATAAGAACACAGGGTTCCTCAGTTCAGGTGTAGGCGGTGAGAAATATCTCTTTAAAACAGAAGACGGTGGTGATAACTGGACAGAGCTTCACAAAAGTCCAGGGGTTACGTTCCGTAAATTCTCTTTCATTGACAACAACACTGGTTATGTTTTTGCACAAGAGCCCGTAGGGCTGACGCCTTCTATTTTTAAAACTACTGATGGTGGCACAACTTGGGACTCTTTATCGACCATAACCGACACAAGACACGTTTATGATATTCATTTTGTATCTGAGAATACTGGTTTTGCCACAGGTTTTAACGGAGAATTCACCGGAAATATCATGAAAACCACTGACGGTGGTGTCTCTTGGGAGGAAATAGCTACCAAGCCAGCGTTTGTCCAAAGTCTATATTTTACTGATGCAGATAATGGATATGTGGTCGCTGATGATATATATGTAACAGCAGATGGAGGGGACAACTGGGAAGCACTTTCTGTGGAGGGGTCCAGTACATCCGGCGGGGCATTGAGAGGAGCTGAAGGCAATATTTGGCTAGTCGGCCCTTCAAACTCTGCCATATTTAAAGGTACCGCCTCTAATAATAATTTTGAAAGAATTTCTTCAGGCCATATTCCAGGAGAACTGCTCTCTATTGACGGCCACCAAGATGAAATGGTTGCAGTAGGCCGAAGAGGACATATCTACCATTCTAATGACCATGGCAAAGAGTGGCAAAGAGTGGCAAAAGACCTAACAGAAAACCACCTGATGGATGTATCATTTCCTGACCAAGAAATCGCAGTAGCCGTAGGCCGGAATGGAACAATTGTGATCAAAGAGAAAAACAAAGATTGGGAAGGTATAGATACGGAAATCGATTTTAACCTGAACGCAGTGTGTATTAAAGATGGCCATCATGGTTTTATTGCTGCTGACAGTGGACGCATTTTATATACACATGACAATTTCAAAAACTGGAACTTAAAGTTAATAGATCAAGAAAAAAGAAATTTCCATAGCATTCATTTCCTCAATGGGCATCATGGATTTGCCGCTGGCGAAATGGGAGTACTTATGGCTACTAAAGATGGGCAAGATTGGGATATTTTGGATGCAGGCGTCATCAATGACTTGTTTAGCATGTATTTCATGGACGATGACAATGGTATCATTACAGGTTCCAATGGTATGATCCTTCGAACTGAAGATGGTGGAGAGACTTGGGGAACGGTAACGTCCGGCACAGAACAAGACCTTCGTTCGGTATATTTTGCAGATGAAAGCCACGGATGGATTTCAGGCATTGGTGGTACACTTCTAAAAACTACCGATGGCGGTAGAACTTGGGAAGATGACGAAAAATTAACCTCCAACGCCATAACAGCTCTATACTTTAAAGACAAATCCCAAGGGTGGGCAGTAGGTGCAGGAAGCGGAGCAAACCCATATAGAACAATGCCACCGGCGGGCTTTGGTTCTATTTTACAATATAAAACCACTTCTCAGGATAATGGTACTTTGTCAGTACTACAGGAGGCTGAAGAGCAAAAAATTAATGTATATCCAATACCGGCTGAAGAATATTTGACATTTTCTTTTGAAGGGCAACCTGGTCAACAAGTGACAATTGAGATATTTGAAGCTTCAGGCAAAAAAGTTGAGGTGGCATACCAAGGGGAAACAAAAAACAACCAAAACTTGGTCACTTGGAATTTAAACGGAAAGCTTAAGCCAGGCATATATCTTTATAATATCAGAACAGGCCAAGACACTCAAACGGGTAGGTTTATAGTAAAGTAA
- a CDS encoding T9SS type A sorting domain-containing protein — protein sequence MKRILLILSIISCLCSTTLAQTIDTLSNHNSDATLYAPQYLEANRWGYYFGHNSRYRQQFAEKYYINGKANVTGIVSRHAGVYTNAKNIAEYSVFDVADSRLPGRKLTGRQVFYENIDLSGTPMITNFNSAVSVADSFFVSFNLYDYAHGGYEGDTLAILCSEDGSRAPDDHWGRNAIQFHNHAITDWRDIYTQNATPVLVHLAIYPIVEFDVTSANAYVEDRGFKLYAGYPNPMTDNTFNLSLSVPEPDQVKVYFYNTEGQIVYRTELQGLPEVQNYPVLLDELTAGVYVCLVEYKTTVLSQRIVKQ from the coding sequence ATGAAAAGAATACTACTGATACTCTCCATTATTTCCTGTCTGTGCAGCACTACCTTAGCACAAACAATAGACACATTAAGCAATCACAACTCAGATGCAACATTATATGCTCCACAATACCTTGAAGCAAACCGCTGGGGGTACTATTTTGGACATAACAGTCGTTACAGACAACAGTTTGCCGAGAAGTACTACATCAACGGAAAAGCAAACGTTACAGGTATAGTATCAAGACATGCCGGGGTATATACTAACGCTAAAAACATAGCCGAATATAGTGTTTTTGATGTTGCTGACTCTCGACTTCCTGGAAGGAAACTGACCGGAAGGCAGGTTTTTTACGAAAACATTGACCTTAGCGGCACACCTATGATCACCAATTTCAATAGTGCTGTTTCTGTTGCAGATTCTTTTTTTGTATCTTTTAATTTATACGACTACGCCCACGGAGGGTATGAAGGTGATACATTGGCTATACTTTGTTCTGAAGATGGCAGTAGGGCACCAGATGATCATTGGGGACGAAATGCTATCCAGTTTCATAATCATGCCATTACGGACTGGCGTGATATTTATACCCAAAACGCCACCCCGGTTTTAGTACATTTGGCTATCTATCCCATTGTGGAGTTTGACGTAACTTCTGCCAACGCTTACGTCGAAGACAGAGGGTTCAAGCTTTACGCCGGTTATCCCAACCCTATGACCGACAATACCTTTAACCTGAGCTTATCTGTACCGGAACCAGACCAGGTAAAAGTTTATTTTTACAATACAGAAGGCCAAATAGTTTACAGAACAGAACTACAGGGACTGCCAGAAGTCCAAAATTACCCAGTGCTATTGGATGAATTAACAGCAGGTGTCTATGTCTGCTTGGTTGAATATAAAACCACAGTACTTTCTCAAAGAATTGTAAAACAGTAA
- a CDS encoding TolC family protein translates to MTLEECISYALTHNLNIELAALDIEQAGEDLHLYKRQRSPMLTGNIGQGVNFGRSIDPFTNQFIEQRIFTNNMSLSGSLVLYEGRRRTNQVKSGRISYKIREEEKKLAERTLVLEVMENYFSALLYRELIETYRHQKEQNIKTTKINEALLQSGYILAARLKELYATEAADELNISQAENQLNSALLNLKRLLNLPQEEMPELADIPIDTENLVLLAETKLIDEALTTQPDLKVSKLLKEKSALNLKMARGMMLPSLSLNTVAFTGYSSARRLFAYNTFYQQETIGYLSGDPSQTISANVQRREQVPLRYPFLRQLNDNFSQMISLNLTIPILQNGMNLYAVKSAKIEEKRARVNAELQAANLKTMLEQLYAECRTSYKNLQNATEQYEALKEALRVAREKHENGYVSSADFYQANNNFRNVTFELVKSRYSLLFQLKTLEYYQSGKLGL, encoded by the coding sequence ATGACACTTGAGGAATGTATTTCATACGCCTTAACCCATAACCTAAACATTGAACTGGCCGCACTGGATATAGAACAAGCGGGAGAAGACCTCCACTTGTACAAAAGACAAAGATCGCCCATGCTTACCGGCAATATAGGCCAGGGTGTAAATTTTGGCCGTTCCATCGACCCTTTTACCAACCAGTTCATAGAACAGCGCATTTTTACCAATAATATGTCACTTTCCGGCTCGCTAGTACTATACGAAGGAAGACGCAGAACCAATCAGGTCAAGTCTGGCCGTATATCTTATAAAATAAGGGAAGAAGAAAAAAAACTAGCAGAAAGAACCCTGGTATTGGAGGTAATGGAAAACTATTTTTCAGCTTTACTTTACCGTGAACTTATAGAAACCTATAGGCACCAGAAGGAACAAAACATTAAAACCACCAAAATAAATGAGGCACTTCTGCAGTCTGGGTATATTTTGGCTGCCAGACTAAAAGAGCTTTATGCTACAGAAGCGGCAGATGAACTCAACATATCCCAGGCCGAGAACCAGCTTAACAGTGCTTTGCTCAACCTCAAACGCCTCCTTAACCTTCCGCAGGAAGAAATGCCAGAACTCGCTGACATACCAATTGATACTGAAAACTTGGTTTTGCTGGCAGAAACAAAGTTGATTGATGAAGCATTGACAACTCAGCCTGACTTAAAAGTCAGCAAACTCTTGAAAGAAAAGTCTGCGCTTAACCTCAAAATGGCCAGAGGAATGATGCTCCCCTCCCTGTCTTTAAATACTGTTGCTTTTACAGGTTACTCCAGTGCCAGGCGTCTATTCGCATACAATACGTTTTACCAGCAAGAAACTATAGGCTATTTATCAGGCGACCCTTCGCAAACCATTTCTGCCAATGTGCAGAGAAGAGAGCAGGTGCCCCTCCGGTACCCATTTCTGAGGCAGCTAAATGACAACTTCAGCCAAATGATAAGCCTGAACCTGACCATCCCGATCCTTCAGAACGGCATGAACCTATATGCGGTAAAATCAGCTAAAATTGAAGAAAAACGTGCCAGAGTAAATGCTGAACTCCAAGCGGCTAACCTAAAGACTATGTTGGAACAGCTATATGCAGAATGCAGAACATCTTATAAAAACCTGCAAAATGCAACTGAGCAGTACGAAGCCCTGAAAGAAGCCTTAAGGGTAGCAAGGGAAAAGCATGAAAATGGCTATGTCAGCTCTGCTGATTTTTACCAGGCCAATAACAACTTCAGAAATGTCACTTTTGAGCTGGTAAAAAGTAGGTATAGCCTGCTTTTCCAGTTAAAAACCCTAGAATATTATCAGTCAGGCAAATTGGGACTATGA
- a CDS encoding DUF6338 family protein — MDIFEFDKLALFLLFFIPGFISMKVYHLLIASDKVNFSESLGEAMAFSAINYASLFWLILLMYKKNLYENSFFWFVILWSFIILIAPILWTIFYVWLTRSSFFKKRIISPFKSPWDYFFEKRESCWILVHLKNGERIGGIYSSNSFASAYPHVKEIYLEQVWEVDCDGKFIKQKTRSKGIIICGNEISSFEFFN, encoded by the coding sequence ATGGATATTTTTGAATTTGATAAATTAGCCCTCTTTTTATTATTTTTTATACCAGGGTTCATATCAATGAAGGTATATCATTTATTAATTGCATCAGACAAAGTTAACTTTTCTGAGTCTTTGGGGGAAGCAATGGCATTTAGTGCAATAAATTATGCATCTTTATTCTGGCTTATTCTCTTGATGTATAAAAAAAACCTTTATGAGAATAGTTTTTTTTGGTTTGTTATCTTATGGTCGTTTATTATTCTTATTGCACCTATTTTATGGACAATTTTTTATGTGTGGCTAACAAGATCTAGTTTTTTTAAAAAACGTATTATAAGCCCCTTTAAGAGTCCATGGGATTACTTTTTTGAAAAAAGAGAAAGTTGCTGGATATTAGTCCATTTAAAAAATGGTGAAAGAATTGGAGGAATTTATAGTAGCAATTCATTTGCGTCAGCATACCCACATGTCAAAGAAATATATTTAGAACAAGTTTGGGAGGTAGATTGTGACGGCAAATTCATAAAACAAAAAACTAGGAGCAAAGGCATTATAATATGTGGAAATGAAATATCATCATTTGAATTTTTCAACTAA